Proteins encoded by one window of Paraburkholderia terrae:
- a CDS encoding PIG-L family deacetylase yields the protein MSETSPRLFIVSPHFDDAVFGCGALLAAHPDAAVCTVFAAPPAQDMHTEWDQKAGFASAYESIHARTLEDNNALAVLDAIPLRLPFRDAQYGDSPSIARLAAALEEAIYGSTSNTLLMPLGLFHDDHGRVFEACCEILPRMSHLEWFAYEEAIYRPMPGLVQQRLVDLAGRGIVATPASPAVEHALDRERQALLKREAVSAYESQLRAFGPHGYDDVYAAERYWRLTVDRQRARRAGH from the coding sequence ATGAGCGAAACCAGCCCGCGTCTGTTCATCGTGTCACCGCATTTCGACGACGCCGTCTTCGGTTGCGGCGCGCTGCTCGCCGCGCACCCCGATGCCGCCGTCTGCACCGTGTTCGCCGCGCCGCCCGCACAGGACATGCACACCGAATGGGACCAGAAGGCAGGCTTCGCGAGCGCGTACGAATCGATTCACGCACGCACGCTCGAAGATAACAACGCGCTCGCCGTGCTCGACGCCATCCCGCTGCGGCTGCCGTTTCGCGACGCGCAATACGGCGATTCGCCGTCGATCGCCAGGCTCGCCGCCGCGCTGGAGGAAGCGATCTATGGCTCGACGTCGAACACGCTGCTGATGCCGCTCGGCCTCTTTCACGACGATCACGGCCGCGTGTTCGAAGCGTGTTGCGAGATTCTGCCGCGCATGTCGCACCTCGAATGGTTTGCGTACGAGGAAGCGATCTATCGTCCGATGCCGGGGCTCGTCCAGCAGCGGCTCGTCGATCTGGCCGGGCGCGGCATCGTCGCGACACCCGCCAGCCCCGCTGTGGAACACGCGCTCGACCGCGAGCGCCAGGCGCTGCTCAAGCGCGAGGCCGTGTCCGCGTATGAGAGCCAGTTGCGCGCATTCGGGCCGCACGGCTACGACGACGTGTACGCCGCGGAACGCTACTGGCGGCTGACCGTCGACCGGCAGCGCGCCCGCCGGGCGGGACACTGA
- a CDS encoding nucleotidyltransferase family protein produces MAYASFATGVLLAAGYGSRFDPEGIHNKLLARLPDGTPVAFESAHRLLLVVPHVIAIVRPGSEMLARVLNDAGCHVIFSADAERGMGASLAAGIEASEDADGWIVALADMPRIATSTIETVARAVDEGASIVAPYYQGQRGHPVGFGIEHRNALLTLDGDTGARALFATHPVKRIEVDDPGVLSDIDTPEDLRNV; encoded by the coding sequence ATGGCATACGCCTCCTTCGCCACCGGCGTGCTCCTCGCGGCCGGCTACGGATCGCGCTTCGACCCGGAAGGCATCCACAATAAACTCCTCGCCCGCCTGCCCGACGGCACCCCCGTCGCGTTCGAATCCGCCCATCGTCTGCTGCTGGTCGTCCCGCACGTCATCGCAATCGTGCGCCCCGGCTCGGAGATGCTCGCCCGTGTACTCAACGACGCCGGCTGTCACGTCATCTTTTCCGCCGACGCCGAGCGCGGCATGGGCGCAAGCCTCGCCGCCGGCATCGAAGCGAGCGAGGACGCCGACGGCTGGATCGTCGCGCTCGCCGACATGCCCCGCATCGCCACGTCAACCATCGAAACCGTCGCGCGCGCGGTCGACGAGGGCGCGTCCATCGTCGCGCCCTACTATCAGGGACAACGCGGCCATCCCGTCGGCTTCGGTATCGAGCATCGCAACGCGCTGCTCACGCTCGACGGCGACACCGGCGCGCGCGCCCTCTTCGCAACGCATCCCGTGAAGCGCATCGAAGTCGACGACCCCGGCGTGCTCAGCGATATCGACACGCCCGAAGACCTGCGCAACGTCTAG
- a CDS encoding IS256 family transposase, with product MPRKPKTTTEAQTALPSIPKELIDQFVKGPMTAEAVHAASAAFKKALIERALGAELGHHLGYPAGAVRPEDATNQRNGKSGKTVLTDDGPLRLEIPRDRDGSFAPILIPKHERRFTGFDDKIIAMYARGMTVREIQGFLAEQYGTDVSPEFISSVTDAVMDEVSIWQARPLEPMYPVVFFDALRVKIREEGMVRNKAIYLALGILPDGTRDILGLWIENTEGAKFWMKVFSDLKVRGVQDILIAVTDGLKGMPEALGAVFPATTLQTCIVHLIRNSLDYASWKDRRGLAAALKPIYSATGAEAAQTELDAFEQGEWGQKFPTVVAAWRRAWDRVIPFFAFPPAVRKVIYTTNAIESVNARLRKIVKTRGHFPTDEAATKLLWLALRNITADWSRAAHDWKAAMNQFAILYEDRFTRNHL from the coding sequence ATGCCACGCAAACCCAAGACGACCACCGAAGCGCAGACAGCGTTGCCGTCCATTCCGAAGGAACTAATCGACCAGTTCGTGAAGGGGCCGATGACGGCCGAAGCGGTGCATGCCGCTTCGGCGGCGTTCAAGAAGGCGCTGATCGAGCGGGCGCTGGGCGCCGAACTTGGACACCATCTGGGCTATCCGGCGGGTGCCGTGCGGCCAGAAGATGCGACCAACCAGCGCAACGGCAAGAGCGGCAAGACAGTGCTGACCGACGACGGTCCGCTACGCCTGGAGATTCCCCGTGACCGCGACGGCAGCTTTGCGCCGATCCTGATTCCGAAGCACGAACGGCGTTTTACCGGCTTTGACGACAAGATCATCGCGATGTACGCCCGTGGCATGACAGTGCGCGAGATCCAGGGGTTTCTGGCCGAGCAGTACGGTACCGATGTATCGCCGGAATTCATCAGTTCGGTGACCGATGCCGTGATGGACGAGGTGAGTATCTGGCAGGCGCGTCCGCTCGAGCCGATGTACCCGGTAGTGTTCTTTGACGCGCTACGCGTCAAGATCCGCGAGGAAGGGATGGTGCGCAACAAGGCGATCTATCTGGCGCTGGGCATCCTGCCGGACGGCACACGGGACATCCTGGGGCTGTGGATCGAGAACACGGAAGGCGCGAAGTTCTGGATGAAGGTATTCAGCGACCTGAAGGTGCGTGGCGTGCAGGACATCCTGATCGCGGTCACCGATGGACTGAAGGGCATGCCTGAAGCACTGGGCGCGGTGTTTCCGGCCACCACGCTCCAGACGTGCATCGTGCATCTGATCCGCAACTCGCTGGACTACGCGAGCTGGAAAGACCGGCGGGGGCTGGCTGCTGCCCTCAAACCGATCTATTCGGCAACGGGCGCTGAAGCTGCGCAGACCGAACTGGACGCGTTCGAACAGGGTGAGTGGGGCCAGAAATTCCCGACGGTGGTGGCCGCCTGGCGTCGGGCCTGGGATCGCGTGATCCCCTTCTTCGCGTTTCCGCCAGCGGTTCGCAAGGTGATCTACACGACCAATGCCATCGAAAGTGTCAATGCCCGGCTACGCAAGATCGTCAAGACGCGTGGGCACTTCCCGACGGACGAGGCCGCGACCAAACTGCTATGGCTGGCCTTGCGCAATATCACGGCTGACTGGAGCCGTGCCGCGCATGACTGGAAAGCCGCGATGAACCAGTTCGCGATCCTCTACGAGGATCGCTTCACCAGGAATCATTTGTAG
- a CDS encoding NCS2 family permease: MDSVKRYFGFDEAGTTLRVEVLAGVTTFLTMAYIIFVNPAILGDAGMPKDSVFVATCLVAALASLIMGFYANYPIACAPGMGLNAYFAYTVVKGMGFTWQAALGAVFISGCLFLIVTLFRVREVIVNGIPHSIRVAITGGIGLFLAIISLKAAGIVTGSPATLVTLGNLHDPHVVLAIIGFFAIVMLDVLRVRGAILIGIVGVTILSFFFGGNQFHGIVSVPPSISPTLFQLDVKAALSTGVLNVILVFFLVELFDATGTLMGVANRAGLLVHGKMHRLNRALLADSTAILAGSLLGTSSTTAYIESASGVQAGGRTGVTAITVAVLFLLALFFAPLAGVVPGYATAPALLYVSCLMLREMADLPWDDATEVVPAALTALMMPFTYSIANGVAFGFISYAGLKLLTGRARQVKLVVWIIAAVFLFRFFYLGSE; encoded by the coding sequence ATGGACTCCGTAAAACGGTATTTCGGCTTTGACGAAGCGGGCACGACCCTGCGCGTGGAAGTTCTGGCAGGCGTCACCACCTTCCTCACAATGGCCTACATCATCTTCGTCAATCCGGCGATTCTCGGCGATGCGGGCATGCCCAAAGACTCGGTGTTCGTGGCGACCTGCCTTGTCGCGGCGCTCGCCTCGCTCATCATGGGCTTTTACGCGAACTACCCGATTGCGTGCGCGCCGGGCATGGGCCTGAATGCGTACTTCGCGTACACGGTCGTCAAGGGGATGGGCTTCACGTGGCAGGCCGCACTTGGCGCGGTCTTTATCTCCGGCTGCCTGTTCCTGATCGTCACGCTGTTCCGCGTGCGCGAGGTGATCGTCAACGGCATTCCGCATTCGATTCGCGTCGCGATCACGGGGGGCATTGGTCTCTTTCTCGCGATCATCTCGTTGAAGGCGGCGGGCATCGTGACGGGCAGTCCGGCGACGCTGGTCACGCTCGGCAACCTGCACGATCCGCATGTGGTGCTGGCGATCATCGGCTTCTTCGCGATCGTCATGCTGGATGTTTTGCGCGTGCGCGGGGCGATTTTGATCGGTATTGTCGGCGTGACGATTTTGAGCTTCTTCTTTGGCGGCAACCAGTTTCACGGCATCGTGTCCGTGCCGCCGTCGATTTCGCCGACGCTGTTCCAGCTCGACGTGAAGGCTGCGTTGTCGACGGGCGTGCTGAATGTGATTCTGGTGTTCTTTCTCGTTGAACTGTTCGATGCGACGGGCACGCTGATGGGTGTCGCGAATCGCGCAGGGTTGCTTGTGCATGGCAAGATGCATCGCTTGAACCGCGCGCTGCTTGCGGATAGTACGGCGATCCTCGCCGGGTCGCTGCTGGGTACGTCGTCGACGACGGCTTATATCGAAAGCGCTTCGGGTGTGCAGGCGGGTGGGCGCACGGGTGTTACCGCGATTACCGTTGCTGTGCTGTTTTTGCTGGCGCTGTTCTTTGCGCCGCTGGCGGGGGTTGTGCCGGGTTATGCCACGGCGCCGGCCTTGCTTTACGTGTCGTGTCTCATGCTGCGTGAGATGGCTGATCTGCCATGGGATGATGCTACTGAAGTCGTGCCTGCTGCACTTACCGCTCTGATGATGCCGTTCACCTATTCCATCGCGAATGGGGTGGCGTTTGGGTTTATTTCTTATGCTGGGCTTAAGTTGCTTACCGGGCGCGCGCGGCAGGTGAAACTCGTTGTCTGGATTATTGCTGCTGTGTTTTTGTTTCGGTTTTTTTATCTTGGGTCGGAGTGA
- a CDS encoding DUF4148 domain-containing protein gives MKLIPRMVLGALIGVAAVSSAFAQTSRVYDQNTPKTRAEVKADLVEWRKAGYDPLDWINYPANAIAAGRVVAQRRAQAQGTQQ, from the coding sequence ATGAAGCTGATTCCTCGTATGGTTCTGGGCGCGCTTATCGGCGTAGCAGCCGTATCGTCCGCATTTGCGCAGACGTCGCGCGTCTATGATCAGAACACACCCAAGACCCGCGCCGAAGTGAAAGCGGATCTCGTCGAATGGCGCAAGGCGGGCTACGATCCGCTCGACTGGATCAACTACCCGGCCAATGCGATCGCCGCAGGCCGCGTCGTCGCGCAGCGCCGCGCTCAGGCTCAAGGCACGCAACAGTAA
- a CDS encoding slipin family protein, with the protein MIGFTFGFGSILIILAIVLVASAVRVFREYERGVVFMLGRFWKVKGPGLVLIIPVVQQVVRMDLRTVVFDVPPQDVITRDNVSVKVNAVVYFRVVDPERAVIQVARYFEATSQLSQTTLRAVLGKHELDELLSEREQLNTDIQRVLDAQTDAWGIKVSNVEIKHVDINETMIRAIARQAEAERERRAKIIHAEGELQASEKLLQAAQMLAQQPQAMTLRYLQTLTTIAADKNSTIVFPLPVDLLTAVIDRIGKPSQHMG; encoded by the coding sequence ATGATCGGTTTCACTTTCGGCTTCGGCAGCATCCTGATCATTCTGGCGATCGTGCTGGTCGCTTCGGCGGTGCGCGTGTTTCGCGAGTACGAGCGCGGCGTGGTGTTCATGCTCGGCCGCTTCTGGAAGGTCAAGGGACCGGGTCTCGTGCTGATCATTCCCGTCGTGCAGCAGGTGGTGCGGATGGATCTGCGCACCGTCGTGTTCGACGTGCCGCCGCAGGACGTGATCACGCGCGACAACGTGTCCGTCAAGGTCAATGCCGTCGTGTACTTTCGCGTCGTCGATCCGGAACGCGCGGTGATTCAGGTCGCGCGCTACTTCGAAGCGACCAGTCAGCTGTCGCAGACCACCTTGCGCGCGGTGCTCGGCAAGCATGAACTCGACGAATTGCTGTCCGAGCGCGAGCAGCTCAATACCGACATCCAGCGCGTGCTCGATGCGCAAACGGATGCGTGGGGTATCAAGGTATCGAATGTCGAGATCAAGCATGTCGATATCAACGAGACGATGATCCGCGCGATTGCGCGTCAGGCGGAAGCCGAGCGCGAACGCCGCGCAAAGATCATTCATGCCGAAGGCGAGTTGCAGGCGTCGGAGAAATTGCTGCAGGCGGCACAGATGCTTGCGCAACAGCCGCAGGCGATGACGTTGCGGTATTTGCAGACACTGACAACCATTGCCGCCGACAAGAATTCGACCATCGTGTTTCCGTTACCCGTCGACCTGTTGACGGCCGTGATCGATCGGATAGGCAAGCCTTCTCAGCATATGGGCTAG
- a CDS encoding NfeD family protein, whose translation MGTYRLLPIRQAGSRRTPRRARGAFMAAAPRAAWACAPRVIPGAAGRLLQRGLLLVLAFCAAAAFVPSAHAAPSSVAPGSVVVIPVAGAISPATADFIVRGLARAADDHAQLAVLQLDTPGGLDTSMRQIIKAILASPIPVATYIAPGGARAASAGTYITYASHIAAMAPGTNLGAASPVQLGIGGQDAPKPGQPPALPGATPASGPAQKDNAASGALPLDSQSTELRKQLQDAQAYIRGLAQLRGRNVDWAERAVREAVSLSARDALEQKVVDLIARDIPDLLRQLDGRTYDTAAGAKHLTTAHAPVVTLEADWRSRFLAVITDPNVALILLMIGMYGLFFEFANPGFVLPGVAGAISLLLGLFALQLLPVNYVGLGLIFLGLAFLIAEAFLPTFGTLGFGGIVAFAIGALMLIDTDVPGYGVPLPMIAAVIVFSVLFIFGVSGMVLRSRRRPVVTGAEAMIGSMGVVLDDGLVADTAQARADGSRDSPQDSLLHGEPDRVGWARVHGERWRVRSTSPLAAGHAVRVTARRGLMLTVVPASNPSQEGEHT comes from the coding sequence ATGGGAACGTACCGGCTTCTACCGATCCGGCAAGCGGGTTCGCGACGCACGCCGCGCCGCGCGCGTGGCGCTTTCATGGCCGCCGCGCCCCGTGCCGCATGGGCTTGCGCTCCGCGCGTCATCCCCGGCGCGGCGGGAAGGCTGTTGCAGCGCGGGTTGCTGCTCGTTCTGGCATTCTGCGCCGCGGCAGCGTTTGTGCCTTCCGCCCACGCCGCGCCATCCTCCGTTGCGCCCGGCAGCGTGGTGGTGATTCCCGTCGCAGGCGCGATCAGCCCCGCCACCGCCGATTTCATCGTGCGCGGCCTCGCCCGCGCCGCCGACGATCACGCCCAGCTCGCCGTCCTGCAGCTCGACACGCCGGGCGGGCTCGACACGTCGATGCGGCAGATCATCAAGGCGATTCTCGCGTCGCCCATCCCCGTCGCGACGTATATCGCGCCAGGCGGCGCGCGCGCCGCGAGCGCAGGCACCTATATCACTTATGCAAGCCACATCGCGGCGATGGCGCCGGGCACCAATCTCGGCGCGGCGTCGCCCGTGCAGCTGGGCATCGGCGGCCAGGATGCGCCGAAACCCGGCCAGCCGCCCGCGTTGCCAGGCGCGACGCCTGCGTCCGGCCCGGCCCAGAAGGACAACGCCGCATCCGGCGCTCTCCCGCTAGACAGTCAATCGACGGAACTGCGCAAGCAGCTTCAGGACGCGCAGGCTTATATACGCGGCCTCGCGCAACTGCGCGGCCGCAACGTCGACTGGGCCGAGCGCGCGGTGCGCGAGGCGGTGAGCCTGTCGGCACGCGACGCGCTCGAGCAGAAGGTCGTCGACCTGATTGCCCGCGATATTCCCGACCTGCTCAGGCAGCTCGACGGCCGCACGTACGACACAGCCGCCGGCGCGAAGCATCTGACGACGGCGCACGCGCCCGTCGTGACGCTCGAGGCGGACTGGCGCAGCCGCTTCCTCGCCGTCATCACCGATCCGAACGTGGCCTTGATCTTGCTGATGATCGGCATGTATGGCCTGTTCTTCGAGTTCGCGAATCCCGGCTTCGTGCTGCCCGGCGTGGCGGGTGCGATCAGCCTGCTGCTGGGTCTGTTCGCGCTGCAATTGCTGCCCGTCAACTACGTGGGTCTCGGTCTGATCTTCCTCGGCCTGGCGTTTCTGATCGCCGAAGCCTTCCTGCCGACCTTCGGCACGCTGGGTTTCGGCGGCATCGTCGCGTTCGCAATCGGCGCGCTGATGCTGATCGATACCGACGTGCCCGGCTACGGCGTGCCGCTGCCGATGATCGCCGCCGTCATCGTATTCAGCGTGCTGTTTATCTTCGGCGTGTCGGGGATGGTGCTGCGTTCGCGGCGGCGGCCCGTGGTGACGGGCGCCGAGGCGATGATCGGCAGCATGGGCGTGGTGCTGGACGACGGCCTCGTCGCCGATACGGCGCAAGCGCGCGCCGACGGCTCGCGGGACAGCCCGCAAGACAGTCTTCTGCACGGCGAGCCTGACCGCGTCGGCTGGGCGCGCGTGCATGGCGAACGCTGGCGCGTGCGCAGCACTTCGCCGCTCGCGGCGGGCCACGCCGTGCGCGTGACGGCGCGGCGCGGCCTGATGCTTACCGTGGTTCCCGCAAGCAATCCATCACAAGAGGGAGAACACACATGA
- a CDS encoding AraC family transcriptional regulator, giving the protein MKTERGTISVSLVEETLALARARGVDVQPIVEAAGIAPQVLASPKSRVTPAQYGALWANIARTLDDEFFGQDTHAMKSGSFIAMTQMALTARNGGQALTRAVNFMRLVLDDMRAQIVMRDDRVRLAFAHRDGAPQPAMFAYATYFILVYGLVCWLVGRRIPLIEARFSCAEPPAAHEYRLMFCDDLSFGQSESYVDLAPDFLELPIVQTTRSIKPFLRDAPASFIIKYRNPGSLAARVRKTLRALPMSAWPGSDEMAQRLHVAEATMRRHLKQEGYTYQSIKDDLRRDIAISQLQRGGQSVADIAAALGFAEPSAFHRAFRKWTGMRPADYRAVNAHTAGAPTAGAGISRRAERAESD; this is encoded by the coding sequence ATGAAAACCGAAAGAGGCACGATCTCAGTGAGTCTCGTCGAAGAAACGCTGGCGCTCGCCCGCGCGCGCGGCGTCGACGTGCAGCCGATCGTCGAGGCGGCGGGCATCGCGCCGCAGGTGCTCGCGAGCCCGAAGAGCCGCGTGACGCCGGCGCAATACGGCGCGCTGTGGGCCAACATCGCAAGAACGCTCGACGACGAGTTCTTCGGCCAAGATACCCACGCGATGAAAAGCGGCAGCTTCATCGCCATGACGCAGATGGCGCTGACGGCGCGCAACGGCGGCCAGGCGCTCACGCGCGCCGTCAACTTCATGCGCCTCGTGCTCGACGACATGCGCGCGCAGATCGTCATGCGCGACGACCGCGTGCGCCTCGCATTCGCGCATCGCGACGGCGCGCCGCAACCGGCCATGTTTGCTTACGCAACGTACTTCATCCTTGTCTACGGACTCGTATGCTGGCTCGTCGGGCGGCGCATCCCGCTGATCGAGGCGCGCTTCAGCTGCGCCGAGCCGCCCGCCGCGCACGAGTACCGGCTGATGTTCTGCGATGACCTGTCGTTCGGGCAAAGCGAGTCGTATGTCGATCTCGCGCCGGACTTTCTGGAACTGCCCATCGTGCAGACCACGAGGTCCATCAAGCCTTTTCTGCGCGACGCGCCCGCGAGCTTCATCATCAAGTACCGCAATCCCGGCTCGCTCGCGGCGCGGGTGCGCAAGACGCTGCGCGCGCTACCGATGTCCGCCTGGCCCGGCTCCGACGAAATGGCGCAGCGCCTGCACGTCGCCGAGGCGACCATGCGGCGTCATCTGAAGCAGGAAGGCTATACGTACCAGTCGATCAAGGACGACTTGCGGCGCGACATCGCGATTTCGCAGTTGCAGCGCGGCGGCCAGTCGGTCGCCGACATCGCGGCGGCGCTCGGGTTTGCGGAGCCGAGCGCGTTTCACCGGGCGTTTCGCAAGTGGACGGGAATGCGGCCGGCGGATTATCGGGCGGTGAACGCGCATACGGCAGGCGCGCCCACGGCGGGCGCGGGTATCTCCCGCCGGGCGGAACGCGCGGAATCCGACTAA
- a CDS encoding acyl-CoA dehydrogenase family protein → MDEFYTDEQRMIRDAARDFSVERLAPNAAQWDRDGKLPAEVVGQMGELGFLGMIVPPEWGGSYTDYIAYALALEEIAAGCAACATLMSVHNSVGCGPILNFGTDAQKDRYLADLATGKRIGAFCLTEPHAGSEANNIRTRAVLRDGQWIINGSKQFVTNGARASIAIVFAVTDPDAGKRGISAFIVPTDTPGFNVGRPESKLGIRASDTCPISLDDCAVPEANLLGAPGEGLRIALSNLEGGRIGIAAQAIGIARAAFDAARAYANERVQFGKALKEHQTIANMLADMATRLNAARLLVHHAARLRSAGRPCLSEASQAKLYASEMAEEICSKAIQIHGGYGYLEDYAVERHYRDARITQIYEGTSEVQRMVIARHV, encoded by the coding sequence ATGGACGAGTTCTATACCGACGAGCAGCGGATGATCCGCGACGCGGCGCGCGACTTCTCGGTCGAACGCCTCGCGCCGAACGCGGCGCAGTGGGACCGCGACGGCAAGTTGCCGGCGGAAGTCGTCGGGCAGATGGGCGAGCTGGGCTTTCTCGGCATGATCGTGCCGCCCGAATGGGGCGGCTCGTACACCGACTACATCGCGTATGCGCTCGCGCTCGAAGAGATCGCCGCCGGCTGCGCCGCGTGCGCGACGCTGATGAGCGTTCACAACTCGGTCGGCTGCGGGCCGATCCTCAACTTTGGCACCGACGCCCAAAAGGACCGCTATCTCGCTGATCTCGCGACGGGCAAGCGCATCGGCGCGTTCTGCCTGACCGAGCCGCATGCGGGCAGCGAAGCGAACAACATCCGCACGCGCGCCGTGTTGCGCGACGGCCAGTGGATCATCAACGGCAGCAAGCAGTTCGTGACGAACGGCGCGCGCGCCAGCATCGCGATCGTATTCGCCGTCACCGATCCCGACGCCGGCAAGCGAGGCATCTCGGCCTTTATCGTGCCGACGGATACGCCGGGGTTCAACGTTGGACGTCCCGAAAGCAAGCTCGGCATTCGCGCGTCGGATACCTGCCCGATTTCGCTCGACGATTGCGCCGTGCCCGAAGCGAATCTGCTCGGCGCGCCGGGCGAGGGCTTGCGCATCGCGCTGTCTAATCTGGAAGGCGGACGCATCGGCATCGCGGCGCAGGCGATCGGCATTGCGCGCGCGGCCTTCGATGCGGCACGCGCGTATGCGAACGAGCGCGTCCAGTTCGGCAAGGCGTTGAAGGAGCATCAGACCATCGCCAATATGCTCGCCGACATGGCGACGCGCCTGAACGCCGCGCGCCTGCTCGTGCATCACGCGGCGCGGCTGCGCAGCGCGGGGCGGCCGTGTCTGTCGGAGGCATCGCAGGCGAAGCTGTATGCGTCAGAGATGGCTGAAGAGATTTGCTCGAAGGCGATTCAGATTCACGGCGGCTATGGGTATCTGGAGGACTACGCCGTCGAGCGGCATTATCGCGATGCACGCATTACGCAAATCTACGAAGGCACGAGCGAAGTACAAAGAATGGTTATCGCGCGGCACGTTTGA
- a CDS encoding AMP-binding protein, translating to MTAAQGFFDARDLLLRHRTDYERAYSEFRWPELGEFNWALDYFDVVARGNDNPALWIVDDPAQEGLKLSYAQMSERSSRMANFLRGLGVGRGDRLLLMLPNRVELWDVMLAAMKLGAIVLPATTQLSPDDVRDRVQIGGANFVVVDSAETGKFDALDTPLKRISVGAPREGWTDIAAAYASSPTFTPDGATRATDPMLLYFTSGTTSKPKLVEHTHQSYPVGHLSTMYWIGLQPGDIHWNISSPGWAKHAWSCFFAPWNAQACVFVYNFARFVPKETLDVLVRYNVTTLCAPPTVWRMLVQEPLASYPVKLREIVGAGEPLNPEIIERVRHAWNIVIRDGYGQTETTCQIGNPPGQPVVPGSMGRPLPGYRVELVDPDDHPVTEGEIALPLGSRPLGLMTGYANNAKATEHAMRNGYYHTSDVAMRRDDGYLVYVGRSDDVFKSSDYRLSPFELESVLIEHEAIAEAAVVPSNDPLRLSVPKAFVTVRHGFEAGPELARDVFRFSREKLAPYKRIRRLQFSDLPKTISGKIRRVELRRRELERTAEPARLQDEYWEEDFPELRNGNGN from the coding sequence ATGACGGCAGCCCAAGGCTTTTTCGACGCGCGCGACCTGTTGTTGCGCCATCGCACCGACTATGAGCGCGCATACAGCGAGTTCAGATGGCCGGAACTCGGGGAGTTCAACTGGGCGCTCGATTATTTCGACGTCGTCGCGAGAGGGAACGACAATCCGGCGCTGTGGATCGTCGATGATCCGGCGCAAGAAGGGCTGAAGCTCTCGTATGCGCAGATGTCGGAGCGCTCGTCGCGGATGGCGAATTTTCTGCGCGGACTGGGCGTGGGACGCGGCGACCGGCTGCTGTTGATGCTGCCGAACCGCGTCGAGTTGTGGGACGTGATGCTCGCGGCGATGAAGCTCGGCGCGATCGTGCTGCCCGCCACGACGCAACTGTCGCCGGACGACGTGCGCGACCGCGTGCAGATCGGCGGCGCGAATTTCGTGGTGGTCGATAGCGCGGAGACGGGCAAGTTCGACGCGCTCGATACGCCGTTGAAGCGGATCTCGGTTGGCGCGCCGCGCGAAGGCTGGACGGATATCGCAGCCGCGTACGCATCATCGCCGACCTTCACGCCGGACGGCGCCACGCGCGCCACCGATCCCATGCTGCTGTACTTCACGTCGGGCACGACGTCGAAGCCGAAACTGGTCGAGCACACACACCAAAGCTATCCCGTCGGCCATCTGTCGACGATGTACTGGATCGGCCTGCAACCGGGCGATATCCACTGGAACATCAGTTCGCCCGGCTGGGCGAAGCACGCGTGGAGTTGCTTCTTCGCGCCGTGGAACGCGCAGGCGTGCGTGTTCGTCTACAACTTCGCGCGCTTCGTGCCGAAAGAAACGCTCGACGTGCTGGTGCGCTACAACGTCACGACGCTGTGCGCGCCGCCCACTGTGTGGCGCATGCTCGTGCAGGAGCCGCTCGCGTCGTATCCCGTGAAGCTTCGCGAGATCGTCGGCGCGGGCGAGCCGCTGAACCCGGAGATCATCGAACGCGTGCGGCATGCCTGGAACATCGTGATTCGCGACGGCTACGGGCAGACGGAAACCACCTGCCAGATCGGCAACCCGCCGGGGCAGCCTGTCGTGCCGGGTTCGATGGGGCGTCCGTTGCCGGGCTACCGCGTCGAACTCGTCGATCCGGACGATCATCCTGTGACGGAAGGCGAAATTGCGCTACCACTTGGCTCACGTCCGCTCGGCCTGATGACGGGCTACGCGAACAACGCAAAGGCCACCGAACACGCAATGCGCAACGGCTACTACCACACGTCCGACGTGGCGATGCGGCGCGACGATGGTTATCTCGTGTACGTGGGCCGCTCGGACGACGTGTTCAAGTCGTCCGATTACCGGCTGAGTCCATTCGAACTCGAGAGCGTGCTGATCGAGCACGAGGCGATTGCCGAAGCGGCCGTGGTGCCGAGCAACGATCCGCTGCGTTTGTCGGTGCCGAAGGCATTCGTGACTGTTCGGCATGGATTCGAAGCGGGTCCCGAACTCGCGCGCGACGTATTCCGCTTTTCGCGCGAAAAGCTCGCGCCGTACAAGCGCATTCGCCGCCTGCAATTCAGCGATCTGCCGAAGACGATCTCCGGCAAGATTCGCCGCGTCGAACTCAGGCGGCGTGAACTGGAGCGCACGGCAGAGCCGGCGCGCCTGCAGGATGAGTACTGGGAAGAGGATTTCCCCGAGCTTCGCAATGGGAACGGAAACTGA